The following is a genomic window from Chthoniobacterales bacterium.
AGTAACCGGCGCTTAATAAGGAGAAATGATCATGCGTGTTAAACCATTCATAGTTCTGTTCTTAGTTATTGGTGCGTTTTCCACCTTGATTGACAATGCTGTGGCTCAGTCCGAGCCACAGCAGTCCGTCATCGTTTACGTGGAATTCAAGCCCGCCGACACGAGGGTCGGGAGCGAATTGCTTCAGGACCTTGCTTCGACCGCTAACGGCAGCGCGGGTCTCGTCCGGTTCGATGTGCTACAGCAGATCGTCCGCGGGAACTTCTTCGCTCTGTCCGAGACCTGGAGTAATGCGCAGACATTCGCCAACTTCGAGAACTCGCCGGCGGTGCAAAATATCTTTACTCAACTCATGCGCCTGGTGGAGGCGCCGCTGGATGAACGGCCGGGCAATTTGCTCGCGGGCACTCTAAATCCTCGCAATGAACATGCCCAGGCGCGTCAGGTTTTTGTCATCACGCACGTGGACGTAGACCCTCAGTTCGTGGGCCAAGTCCAACCACTGCTGAATACATTCGTGAGCGACAGCCTCAGGGATGCGGGAGTCCAGACGTTCGCCCTGGTCAGCCAAACGCCGACCGCGAACCATTTTCAGCTCGTTGAGACCTTCGCGAACCAGCAGGCTTTCGACGATCACGTAAGCGCGTCGCATACCGTGATCTTTCGCACGAATGCCGACGCATCCTTGGGGGCACCTTATGATGAGCGGCTCTATCACTTCGTGAACCGCTAACAGTGAGGTCGCACCACACTATCGCCAGTTGAAGGCCATGAAAACACGAAGAATCTCAGGCGTCGCGATGGTCGGGTTGCTCCTATTGCCTTGCTGCCCGGTCCCAGCGCAGAACGAAGAGCATCCGGTTCGGAATATTGTGCTGGTTCACGGGGCGTGGGCGGATGGTTCTGGTTGGAAGGGCGTTTACGACATTCTGAGCAAGGATGGGTACAACGTTAGCATTGTCCAGGAACCGGAGACCTCATTTAAAGAAGATGTGGCCGCGACGAAGCGCGTGCTCGCTCAACAAGAGGGACCATCGATTTTGGTTGGGCATAGCTATGGCGGCGCTGTAATCACGGAGGCTGGAACAGATCCGTCGGTCGTCGGGTTGGTTTACATCGCTGCTCACATGCCGGATGCCGGAGAGAATGAGGCGGACGACGGAAAACGCTTCCCCAGTGATCTCGCCAAGTCGGGTGCGATCCAGAAGACGCCAGATGGCTTTACTTACATCGATCCGGCGCAGTTTCACGCACTGTTCGCCGCCGATGTGCCTATAGAACGGGCCACTTTGATGGCGCGCTCGCAGGTGCCTAACTTCGCCGAGAATTTTGCAGCGACGATCACCACGGCCGCGTGGAGAAGCAAGCCAAGCTGGATGTTGGTCGCAAAAAAAGACAGAGCCATCAACCCCGACCTTGAACGCTGGTATGCCGAACGAGCTAAGAGCCGAACCGTGGAAGTCTCGGGCGCCAGTCACGCAGTCTACGTCTCCAGGCCGAAGGAAGTGGCGGCTCTAATCGAAGAAGCTGCATCGCACGCGCTCGAGAAAACCCAATAATAATCACTGGCTTAGGAGGCAATAGTTATGAGAAATCACATCGCGACATTTAGCCTCGTCCTGCTGTGCGGGGCTTTGTTTCTTGGTTCAAACGAACGCGCTGCGGCACAGAACTCCAACCTGGACGGAACCTACATCCTGGATGCAACCGAAAGCGACAACGTGAATAAAGTGGTCGAGGCGGCGGCGGGGAAGCAGAACTTCCTCACGCGGGATATCGCTAGAGAGCGCCTCAAAAAGCTGAACCCCGCTTATCGCAAGGTCGCCATCAGTTCTTCGCCGAATGAAATCAGCGTGGCGGTGGATAACGAGCCTGCGTTACGCACACCAGCGAAGGGCGGACCGGTTGCGTGGGTTGGTCCCGATGGAGGAAAGGCGGACGTGACCATGCAGTTGGGAGGCCGGCATCTGGCGCAGACATTCACGTCACCAGAGGGGCGCAGAGTTAATGACTACACTCTGAGCTCTGATGGGCGAATCCTAACTATGCAAGTGACAGAGACGAGCCCCCGGCTGTCCCAAAGTGTCAGTTACAGACAAGTTTACAGACGGGTCCCTTGAAGGCGGCATCCCCCCCACTGGAGAAAACATTATGATTATCTCAAACCCAGAATTAGACGAGCACGATATCGATGACGCGCTTTGGGCTGCATACCGAAGCCATGACAAGAGCGCAGTCACGATGAACTTGCTTTGCCGTTATCTGCGAGACCCTCGCGCCTTTCCAAGCCTAGGCGCAACTCAGTGGAGGAGAAGCAGGGCGAGGACTTACGTTCGTTTGGCCATAAAGTCTCCCTGCGAAATTCAGGCACGTTAGCTCGGTATCGCCGGAAAGAGTCTCCCCACCGAAAGAGAGAGCGGGCGCCGGTTCTGAAGGGGCAGGCAAAGACCTTACGATTGGAGCATGGAAGGAAGATCGGGACGGAAGGAGCTTGCGATATGAGAACAAAGATATTGATCGCTTGCCTGGCTGCTGGATTTCTGGGGTTAGTCAATCAGGGCGGGCCGCCAGTAACCGCGCCATCGCCGGTAAGCACACTGCGTCTTTCCAGTCTAAATATCAGGCGCGTCAAGCTCATCGACCCGCGACCGTTTCCGAGCAAACCGTTTCCGGCGTGATTCCGCGCGCAATCCGCGGGAGCAATCCGCTCCAGATGCTCAATCCGCTGGCGCCGGCGAAATATGGCACCGCGGAAGAGAGCGTCTCTCTCGATCCCGATGTTGCCGGAAAAGCGAGCGGAATCAACTTGTTCAGTATCTCTTTCTAGCGGGTGTGACTCCTGCCTAACGAGTTGCGCGGGGTATGCCGCAAGGCGGTCGATACAGGCGGTGGAGAGGTCTCTTCAGGCGATACTTCGCTGGGTTGGGACCGGGGCTAATCACGGGTGCGGCTGATGACGATCCTTCCTCCATTGGGACGTATTCGGTGGTGGGAGCCCAGCTCGGCACCTCTATTCTGTGGACTGCTTTTCTTACCTGGCCGCTGATTTCTGCCATCCAGATAACCTGCGTGCGGATTGGCCTGGTGACAGGCAAAGGCCTGGCCTCCGCTCTCGGCGAAAAATTTCCACGCCCAATCGTGGCGGCGGTTTCCCTGGGATTGCTGTTTGCAAACACGATCACCGTCGGCGCCGACCTCTCCGCCATGGCGGACGCAACGGAAATGCTCAGCGGCCTGAATTCGCATTACTGCGTAATCTTCTTCGGTGTGATCATCGCGCTCGGAATGATTCTGTTTCGCTACCGCTACATCGCGAATGTCTTGAAGTGGTTCGCGCTAAGTCTTTTTGCTTATGTGCTGACCGCGTTCGTGCTCCATCCGAACTGGAATAACATCCTGCGCGAAACGTTTCTGCCGGTCTGGCCAACCGGGCACGATGCCTGGGCGGGGCTGGTCGCCATCTTCGGGGCCACGATTAGTCCCTCCGTATTTTTTTGGCAGGCTTCCCAGGATCCGGAAGAAAACAGCCACCTCGGTCCAGTCATGCGCTTCCACAAGCGACGGGTGAGAGCAAAACGAATTGGCCCTCGCAACCTCGGAGTAGCCGCCGGCACCGTGTTCTCGAATATTGCCATGTATTTCATTATCCTCACCACCGCGCTGACCCTGCACCGAAATGGCATCACAAATATCGATACCTCGCGTGACGCCGCGGCGGTCCTCGCGCCGCTCGCCGGCCCGTTCGCGGCCACTTTATTCACGGTTGGAATTGTTGGCGTCGGGCTGGTCTCAATTCCCATTTTGATTACTTCCGCGGCCTATGCTCTGGCAGAGGCGTTTCGGTGGAAGGCCGGCCTAAATGAAACGTTCAAGGGAGCGCGGCCATTTTACCTCGTGATCATCCTCTCGATTGTGACTGGCATTGCGCTCGACTTCGTGAATGTAAGTCCGATCAAAGCTCTTTATTGGGCCGCAATCGTCAGCGGCCTGCTCGCTCCGTTCCTCCTCATCGGCATTCTGCTCGTCGCATCGGATCGGAACGTCATGCGGCAGCAACCGAGTTCTCTCCTCTCGCGGATAGCCATCGCAGCGACTGCGGCCGTCATGCTCGGAGCCGCGGCCGGCATGTTCGTCTTTTGATTGCGAACCCGGCCTCCAAAAAGGGCTGCCCGGCGCTCCCTCTCCCGGAGGAGGGAAAAACCATGCGTTTGCGCCGTGGCAAGCTGCCCGCCGCTCGCCAATCCTCACTACATGAAAAAATTAATCGCAGTCCTATCGATCGCAGTAGTCGCGAGTCTCGCTTATCCCAGTCTCCTGTTCGCAGACGACCTCAGCAGCAAGGCAGTTCAGTTGTCCGATTTGCCCGCCGCGGTCCAGACAACAATCAAAGACCAGGCCGGCACCGATCAGGTCATCAGGATCGAGAAGAAAATCGAGGAGAACGAAATCGTCTATGAAGCCACGGTAAAGAGAAGCGGTAAGGAATGGGCCATCGATGTAAACGAGAACGGTGATTTCCTCAAATCGTACGAGGAGAGCAAAGAGGATGCGGCGGATGTTGATGACGAACAATCCTAATCGCGAGGTGATATCGTCTGCCCTTTCGCTATCGTGCGAGCGGCGACGATATGCTCGCTTTCGTCACCTTCATCCCATGATCAAACAAAGTTTCATTGCGGCCGTAATCCTCACCGCATCGCTTGGCGCTTCGTTGGCCGCCGACCTCGATACGGCGAAGATCGACAGTCTGACCGGCCTCAAAGGCAAGATGAGTGCGGCGGAAGGGGTCTACAAAGTCACGTTCCCGCGAGACGACGTGAAAATTTCGGTCGCTGGATGGCAAATGCCGCCTTTTATGGGTCTCGGCACTTGGGCTGCGTTCCAAGGTAGCGCTGAGAACGCGATGATGATGGGCGACACCGTGTTATTCGAGGACGAGGTCAATGCCGCAATGTCCGCAGCTCTCGAGAACGGGTTGAGCGTGACCGCGCTGCATAATCATTTCTTCTTCGATCAGCCCAGGATTTTTTTCATGCACATCGAAGGCAAGGGCAGAGCGGAGCAGTTGGCCGCCGCGGTCAGGAAAGTTTACGACAGCGTCAAAGCAATTCGCCGGCTGACCCCCAAGCCAGGCGACAGCTTTGGTCGCCTGGTAAGCGATAAGGGATTCCTGCCGGAGAAAAATTCGGTATCGGCTGGGCCGTTGAACGAGATTTTTGCCGTTCCCGGCGAAACCAAGGACGGAATGGTAAAGTTTACGATCGGTAAGAAGTCCAGAATGGACCAAATGGAGATTGGCAACACCATGGGTGTAAACACCTGGGCAGCCTTTGCGGGGAGTGATGATAGCGCGGTCGTCGATGGCGATTTTGCGATGACCGAAGACGAATTGCAGCCTGTTCTGCAATCCCTCCGCAAATCAGGAATCAACATTGTCGCGATTCACAATCACATGACCCACGAATCCCCCCGCATTATGTTTCTGCATTTCTGGGGACGCGGCCCTGCCAGTGACCTCGCGAACGCGATCAAAACTGCACTCGAGCTAACCGAAACGGACCTTACCCGATCATAATAGTCCCAGCGCGGACGGCCACGAAGTGGATCGGGGGCCGGGCCGCTTTCGGTCAAAGCTCATCCCCGCTTCTGGGCGGCGTGCTTCCCCATTTTCTTCAAGAGCTCCAGCAATGTCAGGCGCTCGTTCTCGGAGATGAGACTCACGGCAGTTTCCATCGCGGCGGCGTGCTCCCGAAAGCCGCGGGTAATCAGGGCGCGCCCTTTCGCGGTCAGTTCAACCCGACGAACGCGACGATCCTTCGGATCATCCTTGCGCGAGACCAGACTTTTCCGCGGACAACGAGATCAACGAGCTCCTTAGGGGGTGCGGCATAGGCGAGATCGGTCTGGCCGGCATCGCTGCGGCGATTGCGGCGGCGGTCCATCATGCGACGGGGGTTCGGCTGCGCGAATTGGCGGTCAGGACCGAAGATTTCCTGACGTCTTCGGTCTTGAGTTAAATCGAATCTACCTCAAAAGAGAGGCGGAGTAACCGCCCGTTCGCGAGACCCAAAAACCCTTCGGACGTGTTGTAGCTACGCTGTCGGGGTACGCCCTAGGTTTGAGGTATCAACCAATGAATACCTCGACTCGTCTTTTACTGGCAGCAGGTATCGAGGCTGCGGGAATTCCGGCCTTACGCGCGGCCTTTGCCATCGCCTTCCTCGCTTTCGCGGCCGTCGGAATTTTCATCTTTAAGAAGCGACACGCGTTGTTCGATCGCGATCCCAATGTCTCAAATGACTTCAAGGGCGCAAGAGAGACACGGATGGGAAACGTTCTTTTTGTCTGGGCAGCGCTGTCGATCGTCTTGCTCTACATCTTTATCGACGTCTGGGTGACATAACCGGAATTAAAAGAGGATATAGCTATGCGTTACTTCAATCGCCGGAACTTTCTCGGCACAATGGCGGTAACCGCTGCCAGCTTCGGTGCCTTAAAGGTGGCGGGAGCGGACCGGCGCGACCCTGGCCCGGCTAATGGAACCCTGGACGGGCAAAACCCGGATTCTACCTGGCCTCCGAGCACGGACTCGAAGAGCCTGGTGCAAAACTTCAAGTATCCATTCTCCTTTGCGAACAAGCGCGTGTACGAAGGCGGATGGTCCCGGGAAGTAACTGTCAGGGAGCTGCCAGTCTCAAAGTCGTTGGCGGGCGTGAACATGCGGCTTACTGCCGGAGGCGTTCGGGAGCTGCATTGGCACACATCCGCCGAGTGGGCCATCATCCTTTACGGGACGGCACGGATTACGGCAATCGATGCGGAGGGCAAAAGTTTTGTTGCCGACGTTAAGAAAAACGATCTTTGGTTTTTCCCCAGCGGCATCCCGCATTCGATTCAGGGTCTCAGTCCGGACGGTTGCGAATTCATGCTCGTCTTCGACGACGGCGATTTTTCGGAGTCAGAAACGGTGCTGCTAAGCGACGCCATGGCCCACCTGGCGCCCGAAGTGTTGTCAAAAAATTTCGGCATTAGCGAACGAGCTTTTGGAAATGTTCCGAAGCAGGAGTTGTTCATTTTCCAAACGGACGTCCCAGGTGGACTGGAGAAAGACCAAGAAGCAGCGGCGGGAGCGCTGGGAAAATCACCGAAGGATTTTGCTTTTCGCACGATGGACATTCCGGCGACGAGGCAAACGAAAAGCGGCGAGGTGCGAATTGTCGATTCGAGTAACTTCAAGGCTTCAACCACGGCGATGGCGATGGTCACCGTTCATCCGGGCGGGATGCGGGAACTCCATTGGCATCCGAACGCCGACGAGTGGCAGTACTTTATCGCCGGAAAAGGACGAATGACGGTAGTGGCGACGGGCAACAAAGCTCGGACGATGGACTTTCAGGAGGGAGACGTCGGCTATGTGCAGAAAACTCTGCTGCATTACGTCGAGAACACGGGAGACACAGACCTGGTGTTCCTCGAGATGTTCAAGGCCGATCGCTACCAGGAGTTTTCGTTCTCGGAATGGCTCGCGCACACGCCACCGGAACTAGTGAGGGCGCACCTGAAGATCGATCAGGTGACGTTCGATGCGATCCCAAAAAACGGCGGTGCGGTCATGCCGATAGCCTAGGACTGTCATGGACGCGAGTAATTCAATATCCGGTCATTCCATTGCGTTCCGCGAGCCACTGCCGTCGGTGGCACCTAACGCCAGGTTTTTTGATCGAGAGCGAACCGTCGCCGATCCCGGCTTTAACCGGTGGCTGGTTCCTCCAGCCGCACTAGCCGTGCATCTTTCCATCGGGCAAGTCTATGCGTTTAGCGTCTTCAAACTACCGCTCACGAAAATCCTGGGCGTCACTAATTCCGCCCCGGGCGACTGGACGCAGCCGCAACTGGCGTGGATTTTTAGTCTCGCGATATGTTTCCTCGGTCTTTCCGCCGCGGTGTTTGGTCGTTGGGTCGAGCGTGTCGGTCCACGAAAGACAATGGCTGCCGCGGCACTCTGTTTCGGAGGTGGGTTAATAGCTGCCGCAGTTGGGGTCTGGTTACATCAACTTTGGATCGTCTACCTTGGCTATGGCGTGCTTGGCGGTTGCGGGTTGGGACTCGGCTACATATCGCCGGTCTCAACTCTGGTGAAATGGTTTCCCGATCGTCCCGGCATGGCAACCGGCATGGCTATCATGGGGTTTGGCGGCGGCGCCTTTATCGGATCTAATCTGAGTCTGTTACTCATGGATCACTTCAAGTCGGCGACAACCACGGGTGTCGCGCAGGCATTCGGCGCGCTAGGCCTGATTTATTTTTGCTACATGATGTTTGGGTCGTTCATCGTGCGCGTTCCGGCGAAAGATTGGAAGCCGGCCGGATATCATGCGCCCGACCATTCGCAAGGTCTGGTTACGTCCGCGAATGTCGCGCTCGATCAGGCCTGGCGCACTCCGCAGTTCTGGCTGCTCTGGGTTGTGCTTTGCTTCAACGTCACCGCTGGCATCGGCATTCTCGAGCAGGCTTCGCCCATGATTCAGGAAATGTTCGGCAATGTTACCGCTGCGGCGGCGGGCGGATTCGTCGCATTACTCAGCCTGTTTAATATGGGTGGTCGATTTGTCTGGTCGTCCTTGAGTGATTACACCGGGCGGAAAGTCGTTTACGCCATCTACCTATTGTTAGGAGCGCTCCTTTACGGGCTGATCCATTTCGCAGGTTACAGCGGCAATATCATTTTGTTCGTCGCGATATGCGCCGTCATCGTCAGTATGTACGGTGGCGGATTTGCGACCGCGCCAGCATACTTGAGAGACTTGTTCGGGACGATGCAGGTCGGAGCGATTCATGGCCGCTTGCTGACGGCCTGGTCTGTCGCAGGAGTCCTGGGACCGGTGCTGGTGAATTACA
Proteins encoded in this region:
- a CDS encoding divalent metal cation transporter; its protein translation is MGPGLITGAADDDPSSIGTYSVVGAQLGTSILWTAFLTWPLISAIQITCVRIGLVTGKGLASALGEKFPRPIVAAVSLGLLFANTITVGADLSAMADATEMLSGLNSHYCVIFFGVIIALGMILFRYRYIANVLKWFALSLFAYVLTAFVLHPNWNNILRETFLPVWPTGHDAWAGLVAIFGATISPSVFFWQASQDPEENSHLGPVMRFHKRRVRAKRIGPRNLGVAAGTVFSNIAMYFIILTTALTLHRNGITNIDTSRDAAAVLAPLAGPFAATLFTVGIVGVGLVSIPILITSAAYALAEAFRWKAGLNETFKGARPFYLVIILSIVTGIALDFVNVSPIKALYWAAIVSGLLAPFLLIGILLVASDRNVMRQQPSSLLSRIAIAATAAVMLGAAAGMFVF
- a CDS encoding DUF1259 domain-containing protein → MIKQSFIAAVILTASLGASLAADLDTAKIDSLTGLKGKMSAAEGVYKVTFPRDDVKISVAGWQMPPFMGLGTWAAFQGSAENAMMMGDTVLFEDEVNAAMSAALENGLSVTALHNHFFFDQPRIFFMHIEGKGRAEQLAAAVRKVYDSVKAIRRLTPKPGDSFGRLVSDKGFLPEKNSVSAGPLNEIFAVPGETKDGMVKFTIGKKSRMDQMEIGNTMGVNTWAAFAGSDDSAVVDGDFAMTEDELQPVLQSLRKSGINIVAIHNHMTHESPRIMFLHFWGRGPASDLANAIKTALELTETDLTRS
- a CDS encoding antibiotic biosynthesis monooxygenase; this encodes MIMRVKPFIVLFLVIGAFSTLIDNAVAQSEPQQSVIVYVEFKPADTRVGSELLQDLASTANGSAGLVRFDVLQQIVRGNFFALSETWSNAQTFANFENSPAVQNIFTQLMRLVEAPLDERPGNLLAGTLNPRNEHAQARQVFVITHVDVDPQFVGQVQPLLNTFVSDSLRDAGVQTFALVSQTPTANHFQLVETFANQQAFDDHVSASHTVIFRTNADASLGAPYDERLYHFVNR
- a CDS encoding OFA family MFS transporter, with amino-acid sequence MDASNSISGHSIAFREPLPSVAPNARFFDRERTVADPGFNRWLVPPAALAVHLSIGQVYAFSVFKLPLTKILGVTNSAPGDWTQPQLAWIFSLAICFLGLSAAVFGRWVERVGPRKTMAAAALCFGGGLIAAAVGVWLHQLWIVYLGYGVLGGCGLGLGYISPVSTLVKWFPDRPGMATGMAIMGFGGGAFIGSNLSLLLMDHFKSATTTGVAQAFGALGLIYFCYMMFGSFIVRVPAKDWKPAGYHAPDHSQGLVTSANVALDQAWRTPQFWLLWVVLCFNVTAGIGILEQASPMIQEMFGNVTAAAAGGFVALLSLFNMGGRFVWSSLSDYTGRKVVYAIYLLLGALLYGLIHFAGYSGNIILFVAICAVIVSMYGGGFATAPAYLRDLFGTMQVGAIHGRLLTAWSVAGVLGPVLVNYIREYLQRQGASGAQLYAPTMYLMAGLLVIGLICNLSVRPVDERFHFQEKNHATLDQISLSHG
- a CDS encoding cupin domain-containing protein, with the translated sequence MRYFNRRNFLGTMAVTAASFGALKVAGADRRDPGPANGTLDGQNPDSTWPPSTDSKSLVQNFKYPFSFANKRVYEGGWSREVTVRELPVSKSLAGVNMRLTAGGVRELHWHTSAEWAIILYGTARITAIDAEGKSFVADVKKNDLWFFPSGIPHSIQGLSPDGCEFMLVFDDGDFSESETVLLSDAMAHLAPEVLSKNFGISERAFGNVPKQELFIFQTDVPGGLEKDQEAAAGALGKSPKDFAFRTMDIPATRQTKSGEVRIVDSSNFKASTTAMAMVTVHPGGMRELHWHPNADEWQYFIAGKGRMTVVATGNKARTMDFQEGDVGYVQKTLLHYVENTGDTDLVFLEMFKADRYQEFSFSEWLAHTPPELVRAHLKIDQVTFDAIPKNGGAVMPIA
- a CDS encoding alpha/beta hydrolase, translated to MVGLLLLPCCPVPAQNEEHPVRNIVLVHGAWADGSGWKGVYDILSKDGYNVSIVQEPETSFKEDVAATKRVLAQQEGPSILVGHSYGGAVITEAGTDPSVVGLVYIAAHMPDAGENEADDGKRFPSDLAKSGAIQKTPDGFTYIDPAQFHALFAADVPIERATLMARSQVPNFAENFAATITTAAWRSKPSWMLVAKKDRAINPDLERWYAERAKSRTVEVSGASHAVYVSRPKEVAALIEEAASHALEKTQ